One segment of Salvelinus alpinus chromosome 1, SLU_Salpinus.1, whole genome shotgun sequence DNA contains the following:
- the LOC139536861 gene encoding 3'-5' exoribonuclease 1-like, giving the protein MSKMEEYKENVQDRGGNVKLSSKPEEDDKSCSRVRVCSNIGEPVPQASPTHGDFSDPVYKEIALANGHINRMNKDELRAKLAELKLDTRGVKDVMKKRLKNYYKKQKLSMTQSVTAGEATDTYYDYVCVVDFEATCEQDNPADFTHEIIEFPMVLLNTHTLEIEDTFQEYVRPEVNTQLSEFCVKLTGITQKMVDDADTFPDVLERVVLWLQEKELGTKYKYTLLTDGSWDMSKFMNTQCRLNRLRYPQFAKKWINIKKLYGNFYKVPRTQTKLSSMLEKLGLKYEGRPHSGLDDSRNIAHIVMRMLQDGCQLRINERMHEGQLRTVPSSAPVEGAPPPHTPRSRD; this is encoded by the exons ATGTCAAAAATGGAGGAATACAAGGAGAATGTTCAAGACAGGGGTGGCAATGTGAAATTGTCCTCTAAACCGGAGGAAGATGACAAG TCTTGCAGCAGAGTCAGAGTTTGTAGTAACATCGGTGAACCCGTCCCTCAAGCATCTCCTACTCACGGCGACTTCAGTGATCCTGTTTACAAAGAGATTGCTCTTGCAAATGGACATATCAACCGCATGAACAAGGATGAGCTTCGGGCCAAACTGGCAGAATTGAAGCTTGACACAAG gggtgtgaaGGATGTGATGAAGAAGCGGTTGAAGAACTACTACAAGAAACAGAAGCTGTCGATGACGCAGTCTGTGACAGCGGGTGAAGCCACGGATACCTACTACGACTACGTCTGCGTGGTGGACTTTGAAGCAACGTGTGAACAGGACAACCCCGCTGACTTTACTCATGAAATCATTGAGTTCCCAATGGTCCTGCTCAACACGCACACTTTAGAGATT GAAGACACCTTTCAGGAATATGTCAGACCAGAAGTCAACACACAGCTGTCAGAGTTCTGTGTAAAGTTGACAGGAATAACACAG AAAATGGTTGATGACGCAGACACGTTCCCTGATGTCCTTGAGCGGGTTGTGCTTTGGCTTCAGGAGAAAGAGCTTGGCACAAAATACAAATACACTCTTCTTACAGACGG ATCTTGGGACATGAGCAAGTTCATGAACACCCAGTGCCGTTTAAATCGTCTCAGATATCCACAGTTTGCAAAGAAGTGGATCAACATCAAAAAATTATACGGGAACTTCTATAAG GTCCCTCGCACCCAGACCAAGCTGAGTAGCATGCTTGAGAAGCTGGGACTAAAATACGAGGGCCGCCCTCACTCTGGCCTGGATGACTCACGCAATATTGCCCACATTGTGATGCGCATGCTGCAAGACGGCTGCCAACTGCGCATCAACGAGCGCATGCACGAAGGACAGCTGCGGACTGTGCCCAGCTCTGCCCCTGTGGAAGGAGCCCCACCCCCACATACCCCCCGCAGCAGAGACTAG
- the LOC139536837 gene encoding protein phosphatase 1 regulatory subunit 3B-like isoform X1: protein MCAFEAKSFTGAPEQTGQRVKANAVSQGLGPFVVYLAFFLKSTRLIEFAMPLYLSNDDFCYRTPKSLEPLRPCLNPCLRFKSSAPPKQIKSEGAIHEENGKPKRRVSFADHNGLALTKVKVYSLFDDAIDIPLNITDLFSAALKLTDEDRLVLDFTQPSSDYLLFRQRLETELVCLENCMLKKRALAGTVKVKNLSFEKSLKVRLTFDTWKSYTDLECHYVKDTYTGSDCDTFSFEVSLPAALIPHEKVEFAICYEVNGQTYWDSNQGQNYRIIRSALKSDGQGSFSSTQQMHSFDLGIHFDHYGSPRYSHGICPEWPRYSGYEEIRPYY from the coding sequence TGTATTTGGCCTTTTTCCTCAAGTCCACCAGGCTGATTGAGTTTGCCATGCCGCTCTACCTGTCGAACGACGACTTCTGCTACAGGACCCCAAAGTCACTGGAACCACTACGACCCTGTCTGAACCCTTGCCTGAGGTTCAAATCCTCTGCTCCTCCTAAACAGATTAAATCAGAGGGTGCTATTCATGAGGAGAATGGGAAACCCAAAAGGCGAGTGTCCTTTGCCGACCACAATGGCCTGGCCCTCACCAAGGTGAAGGTTTATTCCTTGTTCGACGATGCCATTGACATTCCACTCAACATCACAGATCTGTTCAGCGCTGCGCTCAAATTAACAGATGAGGACAGACTGGTGCTGGATTTCACCCAGCCCTCTTCTGACTACCTGCTCTTCCGCCAGCGTTTGGAGACCGAGCTTGTCTGCTTGGAAAACTGCATGTTGAAAAAGAGGGCACTGGCTGGAACTGTGAAGGTAAAAAACTTGTCCTTTGAGAAGTCTCTAAAGGTGCGTTTGACCTTTGACACCTGGAAAAGCTACACCGACTTGGAGTGCCATTATGTCAAGGACACATACACAGGCTCGGACTGTGACACCTTCTCCTTCGAGGTTTCCCTTCCAGCTGCACTGATACCACACGAGAAGGTAGAGTTTGCCATCTGCTATGAAGTCAATGGCCAGACATACTGGGACAGCAACCAGGGCCAGAACTACAGGATTATCCGGTCTGCTCTGAAGAGTGATGGCCAGGGTAGCTTCAGCAGTACCCAGCAGATGCACTCCTTTGATTTGGGAATTCACTTCGATCACTACGGTAGTCCCAGGTACTCCCATGGGATCTGCCCAGAGTGGCCAAGATATTCAGGATATGAGGAGATTCGACCTTACtactga
- the LOC139536837 gene encoding protein phosphatase 1 regulatory subunit 3B-like isoform X2: MPLYLSNDDFCYRTPKSLEPLRPCLNPCLRFKSSAPPKQIKSEGAIHEENGKPKRRVSFADHNGLALTKVKVYSLFDDAIDIPLNITDLFSAALKLTDEDRLVLDFTQPSSDYLLFRQRLETELVCLENCMLKKRALAGTVKVKNLSFEKSLKVRLTFDTWKSYTDLECHYVKDTYTGSDCDTFSFEVSLPAALIPHEKVEFAICYEVNGQTYWDSNQGQNYRIIRSALKSDGQGSFSSTQQMHSFDLGIHFDHYGSPRYSHGICPEWPRYSGYEEIRPYY; the protein is encoded by the coding sequence ATGCCGCTCTACCTGTCGAACGACGACTTCTGCTACAGGACCCCAAAGTCACTGGAACCACTACGACCCTGTCTGAACCCTTGCCTGAGGTTCAAATCCTCTGCTCCTCCTAAACAGATTAAATCAGAGGGTGCTATTCATGAGGAGAATGGGAAACCCAAAAGGCGAGTGTCCTTTGCCGACCACAATGGCCTGGCCCTCACCAAGGTGAAGGTTTATTCCTTGTTCGACGATGCCATTGACATTCCACTCAACATCACAGATCTGTTCAGCGCTGCGCTCAAATTAACAGATGAGGACAGACTGGTGCTGGATTTCACCCAGCCCTCTTCTGACTACCTGCTCTTCCGCCAGCGTTTGGAGACCGAGCTTGTCTGCTTGGAAAACTGCATGTTGAAAAAGAGGGCACTGGCTGGAACTGTGAAGGTAAAAAACTTGTCCTTTGAGAAGTCTCTAAAGGTGCGTTTGACCTTTGACACCTGGAAAAGCTACACCGACTTGGAGTGCCATTATGTCAAGGACACATACACAGGCTCGGACTGTGACACCTTCTCCTTCGAGGTTTCCCTTCCAGCTGCACTGATACCACACGAGAAGGTAGAGTTTGCCATCTGCTATGAAGTCAATGGCCAGACATACTGGGACAGCAACCAGGGCCAGAACTACAGGATTATCCGGTCTGCTCTGAAGAGTGATGGCCAGGGTAGCTTCAGCAGTACCCAGCAGATGCACTCCTTTGATTTGGGAATTCACTTCGATCACTACGGTAGTCCCAGGTACTCCCATGGGATCTGCCCAGAGTGGCCAAGATATTCAGGATATGAGGAGATTCGACCTTACtactga
- the LOC139536867 gene encoding malignant fibrous histiocytoma-amplified sequence 1 homolog translates to MIPPNENKEEVSVCKTMGDKENNLKTAKLWRDAALRSRKLRSNLRQLTLCSQNREKIILPENINDIEVLNLGNNSLHELPEGLGATLTNLRSLVLRRNKFVTVPFVVFELGPLVELDMSHNCLGHFSEDIGLLKGLKKLCISHNNIQYLPSQIGALHCLEELDISFNDICDFPRSFSQLKRLRSLDADHNKLNQFPPEILALSDMEELDCSGNTFACLPDDIIKLQSIKNLWLSSIHISTLPDTFCHLHNLESLMLDSNNLTALPHSFGNLQRLKMVNLSSNELEEFPQVILNITGLEELYLSRNKLSFVPEEIGQLHRLANLWLDNNNITYLPDSIVELNRLEELVLQGNQIAILPDNFGKLSKVNIWKVKDNPLIQPPYEVCMKGIPYIGAYQKELAHSQLAVKPRLKLVLMGMKNAGKTQLRQSVVSEQQDANSAQGNKGVDVTNWVADADRSLTFLVYDLSGKPNYDLIKPFFLSPGALYILVVNLKTYSPKNFYTHVGYFLHLLNAKVPHAVVCMVGTHTDLCGDMEVEGKSLDIHRQISLQEKWDTHCLRSLAHQVDQALEQGYNVRTSSPHILFYGVTDKNLRRKKAQLQYMLNHRLQILSPVLCVSCTESQINIQRLREKLMSVADHRDIFPNLHRVLPKSWQMLEELHFKPQDLWLSWWDSARLGLQAGLTEDRLQSALSYLHESGKLLYFEDSLTLKEYVFHNLPRFIAILNVFFQRDESTLLERLLSDSEKGDKRRASVVIDGEKGENLRATHLQHQVEGFLSHGLLPSNVIRLLLRPLIQTQQDLHLIMELLEKMGVCYCINKPRSKPLNGATVWYKFPSYVSNEEPHAEAWVNGSSVAASQFFSVEQLQIEYSFPFLFPPGLFARYSVQINSHVVQRSDGRHQIFAYRGKVPVVVSYQPARGRLQAESLSIASHASLPNIWTAWQAIIPLVEELNVLLQEWPGLYYTVHVLCSKCLKRGSPNPHTFPGELLSQPRPEGLTEIICPKNGSERVNVALVYPPMPTVVSPCLK, encoded by the coding sequence ATGATTCCTCCCAATGAAAACAAGGAGGAGGTGTCGGTCTGCAAAACCATGGGGGACAAGGAGAACAATCTCAAAACGGCTAAATTGTGGAGAGATGCTGCACTCCGCTCTAGGAAGCTGCGAAGCAACCTGCGACAACTCACCCTCTGCTCCCAAAACAGGGAGAAAATCATTCTACCTGAAAATATAAACGATATAGAGGTACTCAATCTGGGCAATAACTCGTTGCACGAGCTACCAGAAGGATTGGGGGCAACCCTCACAAACCTGCGTAGCCTTGTCCTCCGCAGGAATAAATTTGTCACAGTTCCTTTTGTGGTGTTTGAACTGGGTCCTCTTGTGGAGCTGGACATGAGCCACAACTGCTTGGGCCACTTCTCTGAGGACATAGGCCTGCTGAAGGGGCTGAAAAAGCTCTGCATCAGTCACAACAACATCCAGTACCTGCCATCACAGATTGGGGCACTGCATTGTTTAGAGGAGCTGGACATAAGCTTCAATGACATATGTGATTTCCCGAGGTCCTTCTCACAGCTCAAGAGGCTCCGTTCTCTGGATGCTGATCACAACAAGCTGAACCAGTTTCCCCCAGAGATTCTTGCCCTCAGTGACATGGAGGAGCTCGACTGCTCTGGAAATACGTTTGCGTGTCTACCAGATGACATCATTAAGCTGCAGTCCATCAAGAACCTGTGGCTCAGCAGCATTCACATCTCCACGTTACCAGACACGTTCTGTCACCTGCACAACCTAGAGAGCCTGATGCTGGACAGTAACAACCTCACAGCTCTGCCTCATTCCTTTGGCAACCTGCAGAGACTTAAAATGGTCAATCTATCCTCTAATGAGCTTGAGGAGTTTCCCCAGGTTATCCTAAACATCACAGGACTAGAAGAGCTTTACCTGAGCAGAAATAAACTGTCTTTTGTTCCAGAGGAGATAGGCCAGCTGCATAGGCTGGCAAACCTCTGGTTAGACAATAATAACATTACTTATCTTCCCGACTCCATTGTGGAGCTAAATAGATTGGAGGAGCTTGTTTTACAGGGTAACCAAATAGCCATACTTCCAGATAACTTTGGAAAACTCTCGAAGGTAAACATTTGGAAGGTGAAGGATAACCCCCTCATCCAGCCTCCCTATGAGGTCTGTATGAAAGGGATCCCCTACATCGGTGCTTATCAAAAGGAACTCGCACATTCCCAGCTGGCTGTGAAACCCAGGTTAAAACTGGTCCTGATGGGAATGAAAAATGCTGGGAAAACACAGCTCAGGCAGAGTGTTGTGAGTGAGCAGCAGGATGCCAACTCTGCTCAGGGAAACAAAGGGGTTGATGTGACTAACTGGGTAGCGGACGCCGATCGCAGTCTTACATTTCTAGTGTATGACCTGTCAGGGAAGCCAAACTATGACCTCATCAAacctttttttctctcacctGGTGCTCTGTACATCCTTGTTGTGAATCTGAAAACATACTCACCCAAGAACTTTTACACCCACGTGGGCTACTTCCTCCATCTCCTCAATGCCAAAGTGCCCCACGCTGTGGTCTGCATGGTGGGCACGCACACAGACCTGTGTGGAGACATGGAGGTGGAGGGGAAGAGCCTTGATATCCACAGACAGATTTCCCTGCAGGAGAAGTGGGACACCCATTGCCTGCGGAGCCTTGCCCACCAGGTGGACCAGGCCCTGGAGCAGGGCTACAACGTCCGCACCTCCAGCCCTCACATCCTCTTCTACGGCGTcacagacaaaaacctgagacgGAAGAAAGCCCAGCTGCAGTACATGCTGAACCACAGGCTACAGATCCTGTCCCCTGTCCTGTGTGTCAGCTGCACGGAGAGCCAGATAAATATCCAGAGGCTGAGGGAGAAGCTCATGTCAGTGGCTGACCATCGCGACATCTTCCCCAACCTCCACCGCGTGCTGCCCAAGTCCTGGCAGATGCTGGAGGAGCTGCACTTTAAGCCCCAGGATCTGTGGCTCTCGTGGTGGGACTCGGCCCGTTTGGGCCTCCAGGCTGGGCTCACGGAGGACCGCCTGCAGAGTGCCCTGTCCTACCTACACGAGAGTGGGAAGCTACTCTACTTCGAGGACAGTCTGACACTAAAGGAGTATGTCTTCCACAACCTGCCACGCTTCATTGCCATCCTCAACGTATTCTTCCAGAGGGATGAGTCCACGCTGCTGGAGAGACTACTATCGGACAGTGAGAAGGGGGACAAGAGGAGGGCCAGTGTAGTTATagatggggagaagggagagaaccTCAGGGCTACCCATCTACAGCACCAAGTGGAGGGCTTCCTCAGCCACGGCCTCCTGCCTTCTAACGTCATCCGGCTGCTCCTGAGACCTCTCATCCAAACCCAGCAGGACCTCCACCTCATCATGGAGCTGCTAGAGAAGATGGGGGTCTGCTACTGCATTAACAAGCCCCGCAGCAAGCCTCTGAACGGGGCCACCGTCTGGTACAAGTTCCCCAGCTATGTCAGCAATGAGGAGCCCCATGCCGAGGCCTGGGTGAACGGCAGCTCAGTGGCTGCTAGTCAGTTCTTCTCTGTGGAGCAGCTGCAGATTGAATACAGCTTCCCCTTTCTCTTCCCTCCTGGACTGTTTGCACGCTACAGTGTGCAGATCAACAGCCATGTGGTTCAGCGGTCAGACGGTAGGCACCAGATCTTTGCCTATCGCGGTAAAGTGCCTGTGGTGGTCAGTTACCAGCCGGCTCGGGGCAGGCTGCAGGCCGAGTCACTGTCCATAGCCAGCCATGCCTCCCTGCCAAATATCTGGACTGCTTGGCAAGCGATAATCCCACTGGTTGAGGAGCTGAATGTCCTTCTGCAGGAGTGGCCCGGGCTCTACTACACTGTTCATGTTCTGTGTTCCAAGTGCCTCAAGAGAGGGTCACCCAACCCACACACCTTTCCGG
- the LOC139536850 gene encoding myb/SANT-like DNA-binding domain-containing protein 4 isoform X1: protein MATRAAYFSPSEAQILMEAYEEVKDIIKKKGNTATVIKQREKAWQSIADRLNALNMNGPKRTWQQVKIKYKNILQNAVKKNTHRQGTGGGSPKADLTPAEDMALELNKGRPVLEGIPGGKETSIGSSQDATRFIQVSGSTVFLLEPPAQAPDDADPGEGPSAAATAHDGDDDEEETISLDSRRHEDPDAIQWENQPGNISSQAIRKLYGNHLRRQIELADIDIQYKKKKMENLALESEIKKRTIRKLDLEIKKLEREVRYAFNVHCMLTVTQMY, encoded by the exons atggcaactagagccgcgtacttttccccgtcggaagcacaaatcctcatggaggcatacgaggaggtaaaagatataattaagaagaaaggcaacaccgccacagtgataaagcaaagagaaaaagcgtggcaaagtattgcagaccgcctgaatgc attaaacatgaacgggccaaaacggacatggcagcaggtcaaaatcaaatacaagaacattctgcagaatg cagtgaaaaagaatacccacagacaaggcacgggtggtgggtcaccaaaggctgaccttaccccagcagaggacatggccttggagctaaataaaggcaggcccgtcttagaggggatccctggggggaaagagacgagcataggttcctcccaagatgccacccgcttcattcaag tgtctggcagcactgtgttcctgttagagccaccagcacaagcaccagacgatgctgatcca ggtgaaggccccagtgcagcagcaacagcacatgatggagacgatgatgaggaggagaccatctctctggattccagaaggcatgag gacccagatgctatacagtgggaaaaccagcctggcaacata agctcacaagctatcagaaagttgtatggcaaccacctccggcgccaaatagaactggcagacatagacattcagtacaagaagaaaaagatggaaaatcttgcactggagtccgaaataaaaaagaggacaattaggaaactggaccttgaaataaaaaaacttgagagggaggtgagatatgccttcaatgtacactgtatgctaactgtaacacaaatgtattaa
- the LOC139536850 gene encoding myb/SANT-like DNA-binding domain-containing protein 4 isoform X2, with product MATRAAYFSPSEAQILMEAYEEVKDIIKKKGNTATVIKQREKAWQSIADRLNALNMNGPKRTWQQVKIKYKNILQNAVKKNTHRQGTGGGSPKADLTPAEDMALELNKGRPVLEGIPGGKETSIGSSQDATRFIQVSGSTVFLLEPPAQAPDDADPGEGPSAAATAHDGDDDEEETISLDSRRHEDPDAIQWENQPGNISSQAIRKLYGNHLRRQIELADIDIQYKKKKMENLALESEIKKRTIRKLDLEIKKLERELQEDDTAQNKN from the exons atggcaactagagccgcgtacttttccccgtcggaagcacaaatcctcatggaggcatacgaggaggtaaaagatataattaagaagaaaggcaacaccgccacagtgataaagcaaagagaaaaagcgtggcaaagtattgcagaccgcctgaatgc attaaacatgaacgggccaaaacggacatggcagcaggtcaaaatcaaatacaagaacattctgcagaatg cagtgaaaaagaatacccacagacaaggcacgggtggtgggtcaccaaaggctgaccttaccccagcagaggacatggccttggagctaaataaaggcaggcccgtcttagaggggatccctggggggaaagagacgagcataggttcctcccaagatgccacccgcttcattcaag tgtctggcagcactgtgttcctgttagagccaccagcacaagcaccagacgatgctgatcca ggtgaaggccccagtgcagcagcaacagcacatgatggagacgatgatgaggaggagaccatctctctggattccagaaggcatgag gacccagatgctatacagtgggaaaaccagcctggcaacata agctcacaagctatcagaaagttgtatggcaaccacctccggcgccaaatagaactggcagacatagacattcagtacaagaagaaaaagatggaaaatcttgcactggagtccgaaataaaaaagaggacaattaggaaactggaccttgaaataaaaaaacttgagagggag ctccaagaagatgacacagctcaaaataaaaattag